A genomic stretch from Candidatus Thiothrix anitrata includes:
- the hslO gene encoding Hsp33 family molecular chaperone HslO — protein sequence MDTLRRFMLERAHLRGEWVHLDTTWQEMLSRTAYPPFVKQVLGEALTAAVLLSATIKHSGSLILQIRGDGPIHLLVVQATPQGTVRGLARWSSEANATTLNAVFGDNAQMAITLEAPNRRERYQSLIPLEGDTLAQALEAYFSRSEQLPTRLWLTANEHTAAGMLLQRLPREHTSDENWERASLLLDTLTPNELMELEAETLLYRLFHEEEPRLFDPSPIHFHCDCSRERVETLVQSLGQEEAHSIVEEQGKIQITCEFCNASYTLDAIEVTQLFRETIPGNDSVH from the coding sequence GTGGATACATTAAGACGGTTTATGTTAGAGCGTGCGCATCTGCGTGGTGAGTGGGTACATTTGGATACAACTTGGCAGGAAATGTTAAGCCGCACCGCTTATCCGCCGTTTGTGAAGCAAGTGCTGGGTGAAGCACTCACGGCAGCGGTGTTGCTTTCTGCCACCATCAAACACAGTGGCTCGTTAATCCTGCAAATTCGCGGTGATGGCCCCATACACTTACTAGTAGTGCAAGCCACCCCGCAAGGCACTGTACGCGGCCTCGCCCGGTGGAGTAGTGAAGCCAATGCAACGACCTTAAACGCCGTGTTTGGCGATAACGCGCAAATGGCAATTACCTTGGAAGCCCCTAATCGGCGAGAACGTTACCAAAGCCTGATTCCACTGGAGGGAGACACCTTGGCACAAGCACTGGAAGCGTATTTCAGCCGCTCAGAACAACTGCCGACGCGCTTATGGTTAACCGCCAATGAGCACACCGCTGCTGGCATGTTACTGCAACGCTTACCGCGTGAGCATACCAGCGATGAAAACTGGGAGCGTGCCTCGCTCTTGCTGGATACCCTGACCCCCAATGAACTGATGGAATTAGAAGCAGAAACGCTCCTATACCGTTTATTTCACGAGGAAGAGCCGCGTTTATTTGACCCGTCCCCAATCCATTTCCACTGCGATTGCAGCCGTGAACGGGTGGAAACGCTGGTTCAATCCCTAGGGCAGGAAGAAGCCCATTCGATCGTGGAAGAACAGGGAAAAATCCAGATTACTTGCGAATTTTGTAACGCCAGTTATACGCTAGATGCCATTGAGGTGACACAGCTTTTCCGGGAAACCATACCCGGCAATGATAGCGTCCACTAG